The Patescibacteria group bacterium nucleotide sequence GGATCGAACGAATGATTTGGTGCCAATCTGATCTCCGGCTATAATCCCCCGTAGAGAATTATAAAATAATGGAATTTCAAAAAGATGCATATTCGCGTTTGGAAATTGATTGAATGGATCAGGCAACCTCAGTGGTTGTCGCTTGGTGTTGTGTTGGTAGTAGCAATGGTATTTTCTCCAATATACAATACGAATGATGATGTGAGTATGGCGCGCATGGCAAGCGGCACGTATGATGGAATACCAAATCAGCGACTTGTCTATATTCATCCATTTTATGGATTTATTCTCTCAAAACTCTATGCTTTATTTCCCAACATTCCTTGGTATGGCGTCGCGTCCTTGGTGATCCTTGCGCTCTCCCTCTATTGTATCACGCGGTGCATACAATCTCGGTATGGTACAACACTAGTGGCATACGTTGCAACACTCTATATAGGTAGCGTGTATGCCGTTGCAGTGCTTTTTGTACAATACACAGCTATTGCAAGCCTGGCTGGGATGAGCGGATGTGTTGCGCTTTGTTGCGGTGCCATAGCTCCAAGGGGCGCGCCTCGCCACTCTTTTGCTCTTGGTGCGGTTCTTGTTGTGGCATCCCTTCTTCTTCGAGAGAATGCGTTTTTGTACACTGCCGCATTGGCACTGCCGCTGATGCTGTATGCTCTGTGCACCGCGCCTTCCAAAGCGCAGAGACGCACACTAGGGATGTATCTGGGGGGTATTGTCGTTTTGTATGTTGTGTTGCGAGCTTCATCTGCTTTTGTGTATGCCCAATCCGATGACTGGAAAGAATATATGCACTGGAGCTCTGTGCAGGCATACTATCACGCGTATGACATTGTCAATTATGAGAAAAATAAAGAATACTATAGCACACTTGGCTGGTCGGAGAATGATTACACTATGCTGACGACATGGTTTTATACCGATGAGCAGCGATTTTCAACAGAAGCAGTGGCGGGGGTTCTCACTAGTGCTTTAAAAAAAAATCTCTCTCGTGAGGGAGTGTTCTTTACGCTCAATACGCTTGCTAAGCAATTATCAGAATACAGTTTGGAGCTATTGATTTTTCTGGAATTTCAACTCTTTATTTTTGTGTCCGTAGTGCGAAAAAAAGGGAGGCTGTTTGCGTATGGTTCGCTTCTTGTTCTTGGAGCTCTTCTTATGCTCTATTTGGCATTTTTGGGAAGGCAGCTGCCCAGCAGGTTTGTGTACCCGCTTCTTCTGACCATATCGATCTATGGGTTGTATCTGTTTCCCCAAGATTCAAACAATGACACATTCTCTTCAAAAGGAATTGCAATCCTCTGTGCTGTGCCAATGATATTTTTTGTGGTGCAATGGGCGGCATTTGCGCGCCTGAATGATGTGCGCATAGCTCAGTACGCCGCAATTCTTAGCAGCCTTCCAAAAGGAAAACTTATTTTCAATTGGGATTCGTCATTGCCAATGCACTGGACAAGTATTTTTGATACTCTCCACGATTATCGAGAGAGGGATATCGCCGGAAATGGATGGCCGCAGCGCTCGCCCTACGACAGGGCTCTTTTTGCTAAATATGGTATTCATGACGTGTATAGCGATGCCGTGGATAATCCAAATGTATATCTTGTGGCGTTGCCCGAATATCTTGAAATACTCAAAAAGTATCTCGCTGAACACTATCATAAAGAGGTCAGAGTTATTGTTGACCGCAGTTTTGATGTTCGCGATGACGGCTTGTCGCCACCATTACTGCACACGGCGCAGCTTGTGCGACTTCAAAGCGTGCAGCGCTAGGGGGTATCTGATACACTGATGCATATGACTCGACGAACAAACACACGCATTCTTATCCTTGGCGCAGGATTCGGCGGCGTCTATACCTATAAACATCTTCACAAGCTCTTTTGCGGCACGAAAGATGTGGAGATTGTGATTGTCAACGAACATAATTATTTTTTGTTCACTCCGTTTTTGCATGAGATAGCAACGGGCGGTATATCTCCCGAGCATGCACTCGAACCATTGCGCAAGCTGTTTCCATGCTGTGAAACAAAGCTTCACTTAGCGCGTGTTGAACAATTGTTGCCAAGCCAAAAGATGGTTATGACATCAGCAGGGCCCATTGATTATGATTATTGCGTGGTGGCGCTTGGCGGAAAAACGAATTATTTTGGGGTGAAGGGGGCGGATGAACATGCATTCGGACTCAAATCTCTTGCCGACGCGCTGCGGATAAAAAAGCATTATATTCGTTTGTTTGAGCGCGCACTGTTCGTTGCGGATGCTGAAGAGAGGAGGCGCCTACTTAGAATATGCATTATTGGCGGAGGGCCGACTGGCGTGGAGCTTGCAGCGGAAATGGCGGAATTTGTCTATGACACATTCAAAAAACTCTATGGCGCTCGCATTGTTGAGAATGCAGAGATTATTCTATTACATCGGGATACTGAACTTATTGGGCAGTTCTCTCGCGAATTCCGTCGCAAGGCGCTGCGCACACTGCGGTCAAAGGGTGTGACGGTGCGGCTTGAGACATCTGTCGGGCAGGTGGCGAGTGATCACGTGATCCTTTCCACTGGCGAACGCATTGAAACATCAACGGTCGTTTGGGTTGCCGGAGTAACGCCTTATGAAGTGAATTCATCGTCCGGTCTTACCTGCGATGCGTTTGGGCGCATGAGCGTGCGACAGACATTGCAGCACGTGGATTTTGATTCTGTTTTTGCGCTTGGCGATTGCGCATGCTTTACCAATAAGGGCGAAGACAGACCTGTGCCGGCATTGGCGCAAGTGGCCGTGAAACAGGCATCGGTTGTTGCAGAAAATATATATCGCCACATGAACATCAAACCCTTGAAAACATTTTATTACAAACCATCCGGCATGCTGATTTCGCTGGGGCGATGGATGGCATGTGCCGAAATAGGCCCCTTTAAGATTTCCGGTCCGTTTGCATGGTGGCTCTGGCGCACCATTTATCTTGGAAAAATTCTCTCATTCGAGAAACGCATCCGCATCACCGTCGATTGGACAATTGATTCTTTTGCGCCGCGCGACATCTCAGAGTTTTGAGTGATGAAGCAAAACATGGTACGATAGGGATGTATGAAACATAAAGTGCGCGTGATGATTGGAGCCGGTATTGTAGTCGCTGCGCTAACACTAGGTGCGCTTGCACTGCTTTTCCAAACCATTCAGCGCGCATTTCGCTAACCCCATGCGACGACTTTTTAAATTTCAACTTTTTTTGTATACCGTTGCGCTGTTCGCTGTAGCGCAGGGCTTGGCGCTCTTTGTCGCCGAGCAGCTTTCGTCTATCCGCACATTTGCCGTTACGCCGCTGTTCGATGGCATGTCAGTGATGTATTTTCTGGTATTCTTTTTTGCCGTCACGCTTTTTTTTCTCATTCTCTTTCATGTGTATCGTGGCAACTTGCTGTATCGATTGCTCTTTGTCGCAGTTGTTTTTGCCGGCCTACTGAAACTGTTTGAACTTGTCTTTCCGACATCACTTTCTGCAATCGTTGCGATTGTGTTTATTCTCGGGCTCTTTTTGCTGCCTGTGGTATGGATCCATGACCTCATCGTGCTTTTTGCGGGTGCCGGCATTGGCGCAATTTTTGGTTTGCAATTCCATTGGTCGTTTGCCATTGTCCTTTTGGTTATTTTATCCCTCTACGATATCATCGCAGTCTTTATTACCAAGCACATGATTGTGATGGCGCATGAACTTATTAAACGGAATTGTACGTTCGCACTTATTATTCCGGAGCATATCCGTCAATTCAGAGCGGGGCTCATGGCGGTACAGCCGGGATCGGGGTTTCTTATTCTTGGCGGGGGAGATATTGTGCTCCCTATGTTTTTGACAGCAAGCGCCTATGCAGAGCGCCCGATTGCCGGTTGGACAGCCATTGTTGGTATGTGCTTTGGCGTGCTACTCAACCACATTTGGCTAACAAGCTCCCGTGCACCACTGCCTGCTCTGCCGTTTATCTCATTGTGTGGTATTGTTGGCGCACTTTTGGGATTTATTGCTTAATACGTACTCTATGAAAACACCGAACTATACATTTCTGAAGCGAGGCATGGCCGGGGTTGTACTTGTGTTGAGTTTTTCACTTATCGGCGCCCAGTGTACGGGTCCAACCGGAGGCGGCAAGGCTTTACAACAAGCATCTCAGCCGGTTGTGCTTCAATACTGGCGGGTTTTTGATGAACAAGACAGGCTTGCGCCGATAATCACGGCATATAGCCAGCTCCATCCGAATGTATCAATAGAGTATAAGCGCTTCCGCTATGAAGAATATGAACGCGCACTTCTCGAAGCATTCGCAGAGGATCGCGGACCGGATATCTTTTCCATTCCCAATAATGATATCGATCACCACTTCACCAAGCTGCTGCCCCTGCTGCCGCAAATGACAACGGCCACGCTTGTTGAAGAAGGACTGCTGCAGAAGAAAAAAGTTCCCCAGATTATGGTGACAAAGGGGTTGACGGGTGCGGACATGCGGAGGCAGTTTGTTGATACAGCCAATGATGATGTTATTCGCCATGATGCCGACGGTAATGAGCAGATCATGGCTCTGCCGCTGGCAATCGATACACTCGCGCTCTACTACAATAAAGACCTCCTCAACAACGCCGGCATTGCCGATCCGCCTCATACGTGGCAGGAATTTGTGGATGACGTACAGAAGATGACCGTTGTTGATGAAAATACCGGCGAACTCAAGCAGTCCGCTGCAGCATTCGGCGCCGGAGCAAATATCCAACGCTCGCCGGATATTTTGGCAACTATCATGATGCAGCGCGGCACACGCATGGTAACAGGAGGAAGGGTAGACTTCACGGCAGTGCCGCAGATTAAAGATCCGGAAAGCATGCCAGCAGTAGACTCCATGTTTCTCTATACCGACTTTGCGTCTCCCATCCGCCCTGCCTATACCTGGAGCGAAGACATGCCCGACAGCTTTGAAGCTTTCGCACAAAAACGGACCGCATTTTTCTTCGGCTATTCGTACCATGCCCAGATGCTCCACGAACGCGCTCCTGATGTGAGGTTCGGCGTTACGCCCATGCCGCAGTTCAGTGAATCGTACAAAGTGACAGCAGCAAATTATTGGGTGGAAGCAGTGTCCAAAAAAACAGCGCATCCAGACTACGCATGGGATTTTATCCAGTTTGCAACTGCCGCAAAAAACGTGGTACCGTACCTTGAGCAAACGGGGCGGCCCACGGCGCTACGAGAACTTATCGAAAGCCAGCTGAAAAAAGAAGATGTTGGCCCCTTTGCATCACAGGTGCTTTTTGCGCGCAACTGGTACCATGGCAGAGCCCCTGATCAAATGGAAAAAGCCTTTGTAGAGGCAATTACCGCAAGCCTTGCTTCCAAGGGGGGCGGACGGTCTGCTGAAGGCCCCAAACTTCAGGCTATTCTCGATAAGGCTCGTGAAAAAATCCAGGAAGGATATTGATATGATTCGAAAAAAAATATTTTATGGAATACTATTGTCGGGTGGTATACTACTTGCTGCGAACATAGCGCATGCAGCGCCCGCAATCGGCAATAGCGGGCTGTTGCCGGTGTGTGCGGACGGTAAGTATGGCGTTAATGCATTTATTATTGTTATTTTTAATGTCATCAAGCTCCTCTGGGGTTTGACCGGCACTGTTGCACTTGTGATGTTTATTGTCGGAGGGTTTACGCTGTTGTTGGCATCGGGTGATCCGCAAAAAGTAAAAGGCGGCGTGACAACGATCAGAAACGCAATTATTGGCATTGTGATCATTTTGGGCAGTTGGTTGATTATCAATACGTTTGCGGGTATCATTACCCAGGGGACTATTCCTACCAGTATTGTAAGTATTTTTGGCGCAGAATGGTCCCAAGCAACAGACCCCTGTTATTAAACTCACATGAAGTCTATCGTACAACAATGTGCCGTTTTTGCCGCTCTGGCTGCTTGGGCGATTGCTCAGTCGGTTTTTGCCGCAGCGCAGACAACACTGACAAACCCGATAGCCGGTGGTGAGGATATCAGGGTTATTGTCGGTATGATACTCAAAGGCGTTCTTGGCTTGACGGGAACCATTGCTCTTATTGTGTTTATTTATGGAGGATTTCAGTGGCTACTGGCGCGAGGGGAATCAGGTGAGGTGAAAAAAGGCTTGGATACCATGCTGTGGGCAGGGGTTGGATTGATCGTTATTTTTGGAAGCTATGCGATTCTGCAGCGTGTTTTCGAAATCATTCCCGGCTAGGGAGGAGGAATATACTTGTGCAGTTTTTACTAAAATTGGTATACTATCATCATTGGATCAAAGTTATCCACATTTAATCATTATTAATGAAGAGAACGTTTTATGAAAAAGTTCAAAACAGCTATCAGTGCATTTGCGGCGAATGCCGTTGTTCTTGGGGCGGCAGTAGTGCCTGCAGCGGTACTTGCAGCAGTTCAACCCGCAGACATTACCAATGCGGCTCAGTTTGGCGCTATTAATGCCGCGGGTACTTCCGGCATCGTCGATATCAAAGATTTGGCGACCAAGGTTATCAATTTTGTTCTAGGACTACTTGGTATTATTGCAGTTATTATCATCGTCATCTCCGGCTTTCAGTGGATGACTGCCGATTCGGAAGACAAGGTCAAAGAAGCGCGCAAACGATTGTTTAACTCTATCATTGGGCTTGCAATCATTGCGCTTGCATGGGTTGTTGCCTTCGCAATCGTCAATACGCTTGCAGGCGTGACAAAATAATATGAAGGCATTGCAGCACTTGATTGTAAGTATTGTCTTGGGAACCGTGCTGCTGACGGCCGGGCTGGGTCCAGTGTATGCTGTGGCAAAAAACCTTGCAGATCCAAATACATTCGGAGCTGCTCAGATAAATCCGGGAGGAACGGTAAACAGTTTTGAGAGTTTAGCCGCGCAGGTGATCAACTTTATTCTTGGATTGCTTGGCATTATTGCCGTCATCCTTATTTTGGTCTCCGGTTGGCAGTGGATGACCGCCGATTCTGAAGACAAGGTCAAAGAAGCGCGCAAGCGGTTGATGAATTCAGTCATTGGCCTTGCCATCGTGGCGCTTGCATGGGTGATTGCATTTGCCATTGTGAATACAATCGCGAAGATAACAACCTCATAATATGCAGATACATAAACACATCACACGCGTAGGTGGGCGTATTGCAGCAGGCACAGCACTCTTTGTAATGAATGTGGCATCTGCATTTGCTGCGCCACCAGCGGGTTCCTTGGCGCCAGATATGGCTAACGCCAATACTCTTGGGAGAAATTTCGCTAGCTATGCCACGTTTGACCCTACTATTGTTAATGTTTCAGATCTGGCAGCGAGAGGCATTAATTTTGTATTGGGACTCTTGGGAATCATTGCCGTCATCCTTATTTTGGTCTCCGGTTGGCAGTGGATGACCGCTGAATCTGAAGACAAGGTCAAAGAAGCGCGCAAGCGCCTGGTAAACTCTGTCATCGGCCTTGCAATTATTGCGCTTGCGTGGGTAATCGGCTGGGCGATAATAAATACACTTGCAACAGTAACAAAATAGGAATGGTACGATTTCAAAGGGTTACAGGAGCGCTCTTGAATAGGGCGCTCGTCGGGATAACAGGAGCGGCGGCATCATTTCCAGGTGCCGCTCTTGCTGCTGATTTCGGTTTGACGCAGACAGCAGGCGAGGCAGGGTATAATACCGCCCTCAAACTTTCTCCCTATGTAGGAAACCTTATCAATGGAGCGCTTGGCGTTCTTGGCGTGATCTTCTTTATCTTAATGTTTTACGGTGGCATGCTGTGGCTGACATCGGAAGGCGAGCAGGACAAGATCAAGAAAGCGCGGGGGTTTATCTTTCATTCTATTTTGGGCTTGATCATTACGCTTTTCTCGTTTGGCATAACCCAGTTTGTAGTCTGGCTCTTAACCAAGGGAACAGGAGTACTGAAATGAAAAAAACTATAGTACAAAACATGATGAGTATTGCGCTTTTCGGCGTGTTGTTTTTGGCAAGCGCGCCAAGCGCAATTGCTGCTAATCCGAGCGATGTTATTTTGGGCGATATTACTACGATTGGCGGCATAGCAGGATTTAAGCCGCTTAACCCCCAACTCGGTCTTCCTTACCAGATTGGCGTATTAATCCGAGGGGTGATGGGATTGTTGGGCGTTATCTTTCTGGTCCTTGTGGTATATGCCGGGTACAAGTGGATGCTTGCCCACGGGGAGCCGGGGGAGGTGAAAGAAGCGCAGAAGTTGCTGCTGCACTCCATTATCGGGCTTGTTCTCACTGTTTCCGCCTATGCCATATCCACATTTGTTATCAATGCTATCCGCGCAGCCGCGACCTAGACAAGCTTTTTATGAGTACGCAAAATAAACAACTCATGCATGATGTCGGACACTCATTGGGTAGGGGCGTGCTGGCGCTTGGTATTGGTGCGCTTGGACTCGTACTTGTATTGGGATCGTTTCAGGTATTCGCAGCATCGCAACCGCCATTGACCCAATCATTAAATCCTGCCGGCGCAGGGCTCTATGGAATGGGAAACCCGGCAGCATCTCCAACTGCTCCGCCGACTGTTGGCAGTATTGTTGCGCAAATTATTGGGGTGTTTTTTGGACTCTTGGGTATTATTTTCGTGGTGCTCATGGTGTATGGGGGCTTTCAATGGATGACTGCGGCAGGCAATCCCGAGCAGGTGAAAAAAGCGCAAAAACTCATCCTCGATGCCGTTATTGGCGTACTCGTGCTGATGGCGGCAAGCTTCATTTCTTATTGGGTGCTCTATACCATTTCAACACAGGTTGTTAAGTAGCGGCTCTATGCTGCACATATTCAAAAAAATTATAGCAGCGGCATGCATAGTAGTAAGTATGGCGAGTGCGCCTTTGGCACTTGCACTTTCAACACAGGATATTTTAACCGGACCGGATACGGAAACCAATGAATCGTTTAAGATACTTCCCAAGCCTTTGGACCCTGCAACATACTCGCCGGCACAAACAATAAGCAATACGCTGACCATTGTCTTTGGGTTTATCGGGATTCTGGCGGTGAGTCTTATTATGTATGGCGGTTATTTGTGGGTAACAAGCGGAGGCGAGCAAGACAAGGCAAAGAAAGCACAGGGATTGCTGGTGGATGCGGTTATCGGACTTGTGGTGCTCACGGCTGTGTGGGCGCTCAGCTATATCGTCATAAAGACACTTGCAGAACAAGTCATCAAGCCACTCTAAAATCGGTATGCGAATTATTTTTACTAAAAATAGCATAGCAGCACTCGGTATTCTGTTTTTTCTTGGCGCCCCGGTGTTTGCGGTGCATGCGGCCTATAGCGATACATTTTTGGGTGGGGGGCAAAATTGCACCCCTATACCGGGAACACCCATCCGATACAAGTGTCCATCCGGACTTATCTGTAATACGGGCGTCACTCCGCCAAAATGCGTTTCTTCTTCTACGGATTTTTTTGGCGCGCTTGGCGTAACATCTGGGGGTGCCGGTTCCGGCGCGCTCAACTATAGCCCGTTGCGTTTTTG carries:
- a CDS encoding NAD(P)/FAD-dependent oxidoreductase, which produces MTRRTNTRILILGAGFGGVYTYKHLHKLFCGTKDVEIVIVNEHNYFLFTPFLHEIATGGISPEHALEPLRKLFPCCETKLHLARVEQLLPSQKMVMTSAGPIDYDYCVVALGGKTNYFGVKGADEHAFGLKSLADALRIKKHYIRLFERALFVADAEERRRLLRICIIGGGPTGVELAAEMAEFVYDTFKKLYGARIVENAEIILLHRDTELIGQFSREFRRKALRTLRSKGVTVRLETSVGQVASDHVILSTGERIETSTVVWVAGVTPYEVNSSSGLTCDAFGRMSVRQTLQHVDFDSVFALGDCACFTNKGEDRPVPALAQVAVKQASVVAENIYRHMNIKPLKTFYYKPSGMLISLGRWMACAEIGPFKISGPFAWWLWRTIYLGKILSFEKRIRITVDWTIDSFAPRDISEF
- a CDS encoding presenilin family intramembrane aspartyl protease, giving the protein MRRLFKFQLFLYTVALFAVAQGLALFVAEQLSSIRTFAVTPLFDGMSVMYFLVFFFAVTLFFLILFHVYRGNLLYRLLFVAVVFAGLLKLFELVFPTSLSAIVAIVFILGLFLLPVVWIHDLIVLFAGAGIGAIFGLQFHWSFAIVLLVILSLYDIIAVFITKHMIVMAHELIKRNCTFALIIPEHIRQFRAGLMAVQPGSGFLILGGGDIVLPMFLTASAYAERPIAGWTAIVGMCFGVLLNHIWLTSSRAPLPALPFISLCGIVGALLGFIA
- a CDS encoding extracellular solute-binding protein codes for the protein MKTPNYTFLKRGMAGVVLVLSFSLIGAQCTGPTGGGKALQQASQPVVLQYWRVFDEQDRLAPIITAYSQLHPNVSIEYKRFRYEEYERALLEAFAEDRGPDIFSIPNNDIDHHFTKLLPLLPQMTTATLVEEGLLQKKKVPQIMVTKGLTGADMRRQFVDTANDDVIRHDADGNEQIMALPLAIDTLALYYNKDLLNNAGIADPPHTWQEFVDDVQKMTVVDENTGELKQSAAAFGAGANIQRSPDILATIMMQRGTRMVTGGRVDFTAVPQIKDPESMPAVDSMFLYTDFASPIRPAYTWSEDMPDSFEAFAQKRTAFFFGYSYHAQMLHERAPDVRFGVTPMPQFSESYKVTAANYWVEAVSKKTAHPDYAWDFIQFATAAKNVVPYLEQTGRPTALRELIESQLKKEDVGPFASQVLFARNWYHGRAPDQMEKAFVEAITASLASKGGGRSAEGPKLQAILDKAREKIQEGY
- a CDS encoding pilin, translating into MKALQHLIVSIVLGTVLLTAGLGPVYAVAKNLADPNTFGAAQINPGGTVNSFESLAAQVINFILGLLGIIAVILILVSGWQWMTADSEDKVKEARKRLMNSVIGLAIVALAWVIAFAIVNTIAKITTS
- a CDS encoding pilin — translated: MQIHKHITRVGGRIAAGTALFVMNVASAFAAPPAGSLAPDMANANTLGRNFASYATFDPTIVNVSDLAARGINFVLGLLGIIAVILILVSGWQWMTAESEDKVKEARKRLVNSVIGLAIIALAWVIGWAIINTLATVTK
- a CDS encoding pilin, which gives rise to MSTQNKQLMHDVGHSLGRGVLALGIGALGLVLVLGSFQVFAASQPPLTQSLNPAGAGLYGMGNPAASPTAPPTVGSIVAQIIGVFFGLLGIIFVVLMVYGGFQWMTAAGNPEQVKKAQKLILDAVIGVLVLMAASFISYWVLYTISTQVVK
- a CDS encoding pilin; the encoded protein is MRIIFTKNSIAALGILFFLGAPVFAVHAAYSDTFLGGGQNCTPIPGTPIRYKCPSGLICNTGVTPPKCVSSSTDFFGALGVTSGGAGSGALNYSPLRFWANAINWLLGILGIFAVGAIVYGGIKFMTAGGEQDKAKAASKTVFFAVLGLVTIALAWVIGSVILKSIAGIIK